Proteins from one Malania oleifera isolate guangnan ecotype guangnan chromosome 4, ASM2987363v1, whole genome shotgun sequence genomic window:
- the LOC131153458 gene encoding probable methyltransferase At1g29790 has translation MGSVSLKIGDGTARFRRASLCSSAVNVLMLFSVITTNLFALYAFTSFPRDHGRTNPLHHTHKNISLISEQVSLILREIDASQRKLAQMEKELLGYESFDLSRPNIANELKLFLQPHQLPLGKDSRSGITEMEASVGHSCEKSVDLLSQYMKYKVSGPCPDDWSLAQKLILRGCEPLPRRRCFAKTVPKVGLDPFPISLWKPVPDKIVTWSGLGCKKFECLSGKKLSRDCVGCFDLGNGYENQRFVTARSKNDFVIDDVLAMGSGGMRIGFDIGGGSGSFAARMAERNVTVITATLNIDAPHNEFIAARGLFPLFLSLDHRFPFYDNVFDLVHAASGLDVGGRPEKLEFLMFDVDRILRAGGLFWLDNFYCASDEKKRALTRLIERFGYKKLKWVVGEKVDAGKSEVYLSAVLQKPVRV, from the coding sequence ATGGGCTCAGTTTCTTTGAAGATAGGAGATGGAACCGCCAGATTCAGAAGAGCTTCTCTGTGTTCTTCGGCCGTCAACGTGCTTATGCTCTTTTCTGTCATCACCACCAATCTCTTTGCTCTGTACGCTTTCACCTCCTTCCCCAGAGATCACGGCCGCACCAATCCACTTCACCACACTCACAAGAACATCTCTCTCATCTCCGAGCAGGTATCCTTGATCCTAAGAGAGATCGATGCTTCCCAGAGAAAACTTGCCCAGATGGAGAAAGAGCTTCTCGGCTACGAGAGCTTCGATCTTTCGAGACCCAACATCGCGAACGAGCTCAAGCTTTTCCTCCAGCCCCACCAGCTCCCTTTGGGCAAAGATTCAAGAAGTGGGATCACCGAAATGGAGGCGTCCGTGGGCCATTCCTGTGAGAAATCCGTGGATTTGCTGTCGCAGTACATGAAGTACAAGGTCTCTGGGCCTTGCCCTGACGATTGGAGTCTTGCCCAGAAGCTGATTCTGCGAGGATGCGAGCCTTTGCCGAGAAGGAGATGCTTCGCCAAGACTGTTCCTAAGGTGGGTTTAGACCCTTTTCCCATTTCACTTTGGAAACCTGTTCCTGACAAGATTGTTACTTGGAGTGGCCTTGGCTGCAAGAAATTTGAATGTTTGAGTGGTAAAAAATTGAGCAGAGACTGTGTTGGGTGTTTCGATTTGGGCAATGGGTATGAGAATCAGAGGTTTGTTACGGCCAGAAGCAAGAATGATTTTGTCATAGATGATGTTTTGGCCATGGGGAGTGGAGGAATGAGAATAGGGTTTGACATTGGAGGTGGGTCTGGGAGCTTTGCTGCTAGAATGGCAGAAAGGAATGTGACTGTAATCACAGCCACTCTGAACATCGATGCCCCCCACAACGAATTCATAGCAGCAAGAGGGCTTTTTCCTCTCTTTCTAAGTTTAGATCATAGATTTCCATTCTATGACAATGTGTTCGATTTGGTCCACGCAGCAAGTGGGTTGGATGTTGGGGGTCGCCCAGAGAAATTGGAGTTTTTGATGTTTGATGTTGATAGGATTTTGAGGGCTGGAGGCTTGTTTTGGTTGGACAATTTTTACTGTGCCAGTGATGAGAAGAAAAGGGCTTTAACCCGATTGATTGAGCGGTTTGGCTATAAGAAGCTGAAATGGGTCGTGGGGGAGAAGGTAGATGCAGGGAAATCCGAAGTTTATCTGTCAGCTGTTCTACAGAAACCAGTAAGAGTGTGA